In one Lysobacter alkalisoli genomic region, the following are encoded:
- a CDS encoding YihY family inner membrane protein translates to MAALDSLNLLHERLRDKARNIAFARFVGRRMLEDNLFQSAGALAYTTVFALVPLSMVVFGVLSAFPVFSTWSEQLTGYIFTNFVPHAASSVADYLRDLSTNVGHLTAAGVIGLVVSLLITLNGVEATFNRIWRVKSARPQLTRFMVYWTVLTLGAIVAAASFALSARLFALSIFSTGTGHALQGLALWLSPMLLELLAFTAIYRVVPHRTVHWRHALAGAFIAMVLFELIKWGFSLYLGSFNAYSRIYGALAFLPIFLVWIYLAWVSVLLGASVASAISAFRYQPVRLRLPEGYEVYGLLRLLGRFEDARRDGRGLHSDQILALEPILTDDLVQQMLGQLDAMGVVRRAETGEWLLSRDLDRLSLADLYEGCQLRIPVAEAHLPSCDDALGREVMAAIDELRLPLRELLKRRVGSIHGEKED, encoded by the coding sequence ATGGCTGCCCTGGATTCCCTGAACCTGCTGCACGAACGCCTGCGCGACAAGGCACGCAACATCGCCTTCGCCCGCTTCGTCGGCCGCCGCATGCTCGAGGACAACCTGTTCCAGTCCGCCGGCGCACTGGCATACACCACCGTGTTCGCACTGGTGCCGTTGTCGATGGTGGTGTTCGGGGTGCTGTCGGCGTTCCCGGTGTTCTCGACCTGGAGCGAGCAGCTCACCGGGTACATCTTCACCAACTTCGTCCCCCACGCGGCCAGTTCGGTCGCCGACTACCTGCGCGACCTGTCGACCAATGTCGGCCATCTCACCGCTGCCGGCGTGATCGGCCTGGTGGTGTCGCTGCTGATCACCCTCAATGGGGTGGAGGCGACCTTCAACCGGATCTGGCGGGTCAAGTCGGCACGGCCGCAGCTGACCCGGTTCATGGTCTATTGGACCGTACTGACCCTCGGCGCGATCGTGGCCGCGGCCAGTTTCGCGTTGTCGGCGCGGTTGTTCGCGTTGTCGATCTTCAGCACAGGGACCGGCCACGCGCTGCAGGGACTGGCGTTGTGGCTGTCGCCGATGCTGCTCGAACTGCTCGCATTCACCGCGATCTACCGCGTCGTCCCTCATCGCACCGTGCACTGGCGGCACGCGCTGGCCGGCGCCTTCATCGCGATGGTGTTGTTCGAACTGATCAAGTGGGGCTTCAGCCTGTACCTGGGCAGTTTCAATGCCTATTCGAGGATCTATGGCGCGCTGGCCTTCCTGCCGATCTTCCTGGTCTGGATCTACCTGGCCTGGGTGTCGGTGCTGCTGGGCGCGTCGGTGGCCTCGGCGATCTCGGCCTTCCGCTACCAGCCGGTTCGCCTGCGCCTGCCGGAGGGGTACGAGGTCTACGGTCTGCTGCGCCTGCTCGGCCGTTTCGAGGATGCGCGCAGGGACGGTCGTGGCCTGCACAGTGACCAGATCCTGGCACTGGAACCGATCCTGACCGACGACCTGGTGCAGCAGATGCTCGGTCAACTGGATGCCATGGGCGTGGTGCGCAGGGCCGAGACTGGCGAGTGGCTGCTCTCGCGCGATCTCGACCGCCTGAGCCTGGCCGACCTGTATGAAGGCTGTCAGCTGCGCATTCCGGTGGCCGAGGCCCACCTGCCTTCATGCGACGATGCACTCGGCCGCGAGGTCATGGCCGCGATCGACGAATTGCGACTGCCCTTGCGTGAACTGCTGAAGCGCCGTGTGGGTTCGATCCATGGCGAGAAGGAGGACTGA
- the wrbA gene encoding NAD(P)H:quinone oxidoreductase translates to MPEILVLYYSRGGSVARLARQIARGIGEVDGMSARLRTVPPVAPVTRTSAPPVPEDGAPYVEAQDLEECIGLAVGSPTRFGNMAAPMKHWFDGLGAQWASGTLVGKPAAVFTSTATLHGGQESTLLSMHVPLLHHGCVIVGIPYTEPALSSTRGGGTPYGASHVAGGNDDPQPTEDEATLARALGGRLAQVARKLAS, encoded by the coding sequence ATGCCCGAGATCCTGGTCCTGTACTACAGCCGCGGCGGCTCCGTGGCCCGGCTCGCGCGCCAGATCGCCCGTGGCATCGGCGAGGTCGATGGCATGTCGGCGCGACTGCGCACGGTGCCACCGGTCGCTCCGGTCACCCGAACCTCGGCGCCGCCGGTGCCCGAGGACGGCGCCCCCTACGTGGAAGCGCAGGATCTGGAGGAATGCATCGGCCTGGCGGTCGGCAGCCCCACCCGCTTCGGCAACATGGCAGCGCCGATGAAGCACTGGTTCGATGGTCTTGGCGCTCAGTGGGCCAGCGGCACCCTGGTCGGCAAGCCGGCGGCAGTGTTCACCTCCACCGCGACCCTGCACGGCGGCCAGGAATCGACCCTGCTCAGCATGCACGTACCGCTGCTGCACCACGGCTGCGTGATCGTCGGCATCCCCTACACCGAGCCCGCGCTGAGCAGCACCCGCGGCGGCGGCACACCCTACGGCGCCAGCCATGTTGCCGGCGGCAATGACGACCCGCAGCCGACCGAGGACGAAGCCACACTGGCCCGCGCGCTCGGCGGCCGGCTGGCGCAGGTCGCGCGGAAGCTGGCGTCATGA
- a CDS encoding DUF2069 domain-containing protein codes for MSARAPRHGLFALLLALALVYAAWFRGDAHLVAAMLFFPLPPLLLAIGAWRGNRHAVFWSGVFGLGWFCHGVMMAWAHREQALWAWMVIVLAVAIIVAGNLPGLRTRFGRGRKS; via the coding sequence ATGAGCGCGCGCGCGCCCCGCCACGGCCTCTTCGCCCTGTTGCTGGCGCTGGCTCTGGTCTACGCCGCCTGGTTCCGCGGCGATGCCCACCTGGTGGCTGCGATGCTGTTCTTCCCACTCCCGCCGCTGCTGCTCGCGATCGGCGCCTGGCGCGGCAACCGCCATGCCGTGTTCTGGTCCGGTGTGTTCGGTCTGGGCTGGTTCTGCCATGGGGTGATGATGGCCTGGGCGCACCGCGAGCAGGCCCTGTGGGCGTGGATGGTGATCGTGCTGGCGGTGGCGATCATCGTTGCCGGCAACCTGCCCGGCCTGCGCACCCGCTTCGGCCGCGGCCGCAAGAGCTGA
- a CDS encoding asparaginase domain-containing protein: MDQLCIVTTGGTIDKIYFDDKSDYQIGEPQIGGILHELGVAFRFNVIPILRKDSLHISDDDRELIRATIAAQPARHVLVTHGTDTMVATAQVLSSLTDKTIVLTGALSPARFRGSDAEFNVGCAVGAVQSLPPGVYIAMNGRIWDPTKVRKNVEANRFEAV; the protein is encoded by the coding sequence ATGGACCAGCTCTGCATCGTCACCACCGGCGGCACGATCGACAAGATCTACTTCGACGACAAGTCGGACTACCAGATCGGCGAACCGCAGATCGGCGGCATCCTGCATGAGCTGGGTGTCGCCTTCCGCTTCAATGTGATCCCGATCCTGCGCAAGGACTCGCTGCACATCAGCGACGACGACCGCGAGCTGATCCGCGCCACCATCGCCGCGCAACCCGCCCGACACGTACTGGTCACCCACGGTACCGACACCATGGTCGCCACCGCGCAGGTGCTTTCCTCGTTGACCGACAAGACCATCGTGCTGACCGGCGCCTTGAGCCCCGCCCGCTTCCGTGGTTCCGATGCCGAATTCAATGTTGGCTGTGCGGTCGGCGCGGTGCAGTCGCTGCCGCCGGGTGTCTACATCGCCATGAACGGCCGGATATGGGACCCCACCAAGGTCCGCAAGAACGTCGAGGCCAATCGCTTCGAGGCGGTCTGA
- a CDS encoding pre-peptidase C-terminal domain-containing protein — MKFSKALTRVVAASLLLPCVAFAAPPVDKPGNPNPGRPQLGEPVTPHGVNVDLRNMPAAPAWVPGQAIREAHKRQYHPLDKIMPHAPASMPVLEDQLPELQQIWDESAPVRARNRASGGRVNINNGNTGVSPGDPVVAVGSNHVLYGINGSSSNGGTTFTVYDKSGSKLAGPISMSSLAPAGHACRTSWSDPIIMFDRIANRWFMLEMGGGSSNPHLCTYVSKSDDPVSGGWWFYGFSTPSTPDYPHCGVWNNAYVCGTNEGGSGAKVYAFDRERMLTGGTARAAQRFTSIPKLGGYGFQIVTPVTFFGSTAPPAGAPMILARHNDDEAHAGSNADGSKDFIDLFALSVDWDTPSNSSIATLPKIDVTEFNSWFRDYSTFATVPQPNSSSRLDPIREVILNQLVYRNFGTHEAIVGNYATNRDPARSGTVVHAGIRWFELRKSGTSDWSLHQEGTYGPGDSNTHHLMGGVAMDKNGNIGLGYNVTKTSSPVIYPSLRYTGRKASDPLGVMTLAETDIAIGSAAETSGRWGDYHQMTVDPVDDCTFWYVGMYRPSGGWQTRITDFKFDDCGGGGTPTTFSVSGTVTNSSGVGIGGVSVGAGSVSAVTGSNGSYALTNLANGNYTITPTLSGYSFSPTSRSVAVDGANVSGQNFTGTADSGGGNELQKGVAVTGLAASQGNWLHYTMNVPAGASNLSFTISGGTGDADLYVKHGSQPTTSSYDCRPYKNGNEETCSFASPQAGTWHVSLRAYSTFSGVSLIGDYSEGGGSDPQTYTNNTRYDIPDNNNTGVSSPITVSGRSGNAPSNTPVAVDIVHTYKGDLIVDLIAPDGSVYNLHNRSGGSADNINTTYTVNLSSEPLNGTWLLRARDRASQDIGYINSWSITF, encoded by the coding sequence ATGAAGTTCAGCAAGGCCTTGACCCGGGTCGTGGCAGCATCGCTGCTGTTACCCTGCGTGGCATTCGCCGCGCCGCCGGTCGACAAACCCGGCAATCCCAACCCCGGCCGCCCGCAACTGGGCGAGCCGGTCACGCCACATGGCGTCAACGTCGATCTGCGCAACATGCCGGCCGCGCCGGCATGGGTGCCCGGCCAGGCGATCCGGGAAGCGCACAAGCGCCAGTACCACCCGCTCGACAAGATCATGCCGCACGCGCCGGCCAGCATGCCCGTGCTTGAGGACCAGTTGCCCGAGCTGCAGCAGATCTGGGACGAGTCGGCACCCGTCCGTGCCCGCAACCGCGCCAGTGGCGGCCGGGTCAACATCAACAACGGCAACACCGGCGTCAGCCCCGGCGATCCGGTGGTCGCGGTCGGCAGCAATCACGTGCTGTATGGCATCAACGGCAGTTCCAGCAACGGCGGCACGACCTTTACCGTCTACGACAAGAGCGGCAGCAAGCTGGCCGGACCGATCTCGATGTCGTCGCTGGCGCCGGCCGGGCATGCCTGCCGGACCTCGTGGAGCGATCCGATCATCATGTTCGACCGGATCGCCAATCGCTGGTTCATGCTGGAAATGGGCGGCGGCAGCTCCAACCCGCACCTGTGTACCTATGTCTCCAAGAGCGATGACCCGGTCTCGGGCGGCTGGTGGTTCTACGGTTTCTCCACGCCGAGCACCCCTGACTACCCGCACTGCGGCGTCTGGAACAACGCCTACGTCTGCGGCACCAACGAGGGCGGCAGCGGTGCCAAGGTCTATGCCTTCGATCGTGAGCGCATGTTGACCGGTGGGACTGCGCGTGCGGCCCAGCGTTTCACCAGCATTCCCAAGCTCGGCGGCTACGGCTTCCAGATCGTCACCCCGGTGACCTTCTTCGGCAGCACGGCTCCGCCAGCCGGCGCGCCGATGATCCTGGCCCGTCACAACGACGACGAGGCCCACGCCGGCAGCAATGCCGACGGCAGCAAGGACTTCATCGACCTGTTCGCGCTGAGCGTGGACTGGGACACGCCGTCCAACAGTTCGATCGCGACCCTGCCGAAGATCGATGTCACCGAGTTCAACAGCTGGTTCCGCGACTACTCGACCTTCGCCACGGTGCCGCAGCCGAACTCCAGCTCGCGCCTGGACCCGATCCGCGAGGTCATCCTCAACCAGCTCGTGTACCGCAACTTCGGTACCCACGAGGCGATCGTCGGCAACTACGCGACCAACCGGGATCCGGCCCGCAGCGGAACGGTTGTCCACGCCGGTATCCGCTGGTTCGAGCTGCGCAAGTCCGGCACGAGTGACTGGTCGCTGCACCAGGAAGGCACCTACGGTCCGGGCGACAGCAACACCCATCACCTGATGGGCGGTGTCGCCATGGACAAGAACGGCAACATCGGCCTGGGCTACAACGTCACCAAGACCAGCTCGCCGGTGATCTATCCCAGCCTGCGCTACACCGGCCGCAAGGCCAGCGACCCGCTGGGCGTGATGACGCTTGCCGAAACCGATATCGCCATCGGCAGTGCGGCGGAAACTTCGGGCCGCTGGGGCGACTACCACCAGATGACGGTCGATCCGGTCGATGACTGCACGTTCTGGTATGTCGGCATGTATCGCCCGAGTGGCGGCTGGCAGACCCGCATCACCGACTTCAAGTTCGACGATTGCGGCGGTGGCGGCACGCCGACCACGTTCTCGGTCAGCGGCACCGTGACCAACAGCAGCGGCGTCGGCATCGGCGGCGTCAGTGTCGGTGCCGGCTCGGTCAGCGCCGTTACCGGCAGCAACGGCAGCTACGCCTTGACCAATCTGGCCAATGGCAACTACACCATCACGCCCACGCTGAGCGGCTACAGCTTCTCGCCGACCAGCCGCAGCGTCGCCGTGGACGGCGCCAACGTCAGCGGTCAGAACTTCACCGGCACCGCCGACAGCGGCGGCGGCAACGAACTGCAGAAAGGCGTGGCGGTGACCGGCCTGGCGGCGAGCCAGGGCAATTGGCTGCACTACACCATGAACGTGCCGGCCGGAGCTTCGAACCTGAGCTTCACCATCTCCGGCGGTACCGGCGACGCCGACCTGTACGTGAAACATGGTAGCCAGCCGACCACGTCGAGCTACGACTGCCGCCCGTACAAGAACGGCAACGAGGAAACCTGCAGCTTCGCCAGCCCGCAGGCCGGCACCTGGCACGTGTCGCTGCGCGCGTACAGCACCTTCTCCGGCGTCAGCCTGATCGGCGACTACAGCGAAGGCGGCGGCAGCGATCCGCAGACCTACACCAACAACACCCGCTACGACATTCCGGACAACAACAACACCGGTGTGAGCAGCCCGATCACCGTGTCAGGCCGCAGCGGCAACGCACCGAGCAATACGCCGGTCGCGGTGGACATCGTGCACACCTACAAGGGCGACCTGATCGTCGACCTGATCGCGCCGGACGGCTCGGTGTACAACCTGCACAACCGCTCGGGCGGCAGTGCGGACAACATCAACACCACCTACACGGTGAACCTGTCCAGCGAGCCGTTGAACGGCACCTGGTTGCTGCGTGCCAGGGACCGCGCCAGCCAGGACATCGGCTACATCAACAGCTGGAGCATCACCTTCTGA
- a CDS encoding DUF4097 family beta strand repeat-containing protein: protein MSDMDLVSTAGNIAARGTVGTIQAETGEGSIEISFADTAPAGSRQRLATRTGSIVVGVTDQLDARVRMATSAMFSSDYSIQVERHDGEEPNKTAHAVIGTPNADVLLESRRGEIRLQRRVVYRPTPEEPSPQTSESESTP from the coding sequence ATGAGCGACATGGACCTCGTCAGCACGGCCGGCAACATCGCCGCGCGCGGCACCGTGGGAACGATCCAGGCCGAGACCGGCGAAGGTTCGATCGAGATTTCCTTCGCCGACACCGCGCCGGCCGGTTCGCGCCAGCGCCTGGCCACCCGGACCGGTTCGATCGTGGTCGGTGTCACCGACCAGCTCGACGCACGCGTGCGCATGGCCACGTCGGCGATGTTCTCCAGCGACTACTCGATCCAGGTCGAGCGCCACGACGGCGAGGAGCCGAACAAGACCGCGCATGCCGTCATCGGCACGCCAAACGCCGACGTCTTGCTGGAAAGCCGGCGCGGGGAAATCCGTCTGCAGCGACGGGTGGTGTACCGCCCGACCCCGGAAGAGCCATCGCCGCAGACATCCGAATCGGAGAGTACGCCATGA
- a CDS encoding TonB-dependent receptor plug domain-containing protein — protein MKTGATLAVFLLASSMLPAAGMAGAGGAPLCPADSVTCLDRIQVTATKRPESTLDVPAGTTVIGARELRESAPQTVMDALHGAVGTFVQQTTPGQGVVIVRGLKGSEVLHVVDGFRLNNAIFRNSPNQYIALVDSQLVERIEVVRGPMSTLYGSDAMGGVVHMLTRQPRFEGDIWQANGRLRTILGSADRSSLSRVEAAVGREGFALSGGATWQDVGDRRIGGGERLRPTGFTAHAYDLKLRTAVAEGHTLSASVQYLSQPRTPRYDALVPGFGQEAPENTLFLFEPQQRRFAQLVWQIERDHGWFDSAELHLGRQDIIDDRRLRAFGTPGNEDRERNRDTLTGLFGQFGKSLGAAHYLSYGFEWYRDEVASSRTRTDLANDATVARAPRFPNGARMDTQMLYLADDWLIGDRVDLNFGVQYSRAEVRIPATDAMPAVTLAPDALSGSVGISFKLRDDWRLIGNIGRGFRAPNIFDLGMFGERPGQRFNIANPRLEPETVTTVDAGFKFGGSRASGELIAFHSRYRDKITTVETGAVRTVDGTDCVADTRGCLQVVQNRNVTALDLWGVEAGMRYHLDAPALELHASATWTHGEETFEGRSYSADRVPPLFGKAGALWRPRADLGLELYAYYAARQDRLSERDMGDPRINPDGTAGWVTGNARIAWHASDRFDLALRMENLADKRYREHGTGLDAAGRNFILSADYRF, from the coding sequence TTGAAAACGGGAGCGACGTTGGCGGTATTCCTGCTGGCTTCGTCGATGCTGCCTGCAGCCGGCATGGCCGGAGCGGGTGGTGCGCCGCTTTGTCCTGCCGATTCCGTCACCTGCCTGGACCGCATCCAGGTCACCGCCACCAAACGCCCTGAATCGACGCTCGATGTACCCGCCGGCACCACCGTGATCGGTGCGAGGGAACTGCGCGAGTCTGCACCGCAAACCGTGATGGATGCGTTGCATGGCGCTGTCGGTACTTTCGTCCAGCAGACCACGCCCGGGCAGGGCGTGGTGATCGTGCGCGGCCTCAAGGGTTCGGAAGTGCTGCACGTGGTCGATGGCTTCCGCCTCAACAATGCGATATTCCGCAATTCGCCCAACCAGTACATCGCCCTGGTCGACTCGCAACTGGTGGAGCGGATCGAAGTGGTGCGCGGCCCGATGAGCACGCTGTACGGCAGCGATGCGATGGGTGGCGTGGTACACATGCTGACGCGGCAGCCGCGCTTCGAGGGTGATATCTGGCAGGCCAACGGTCGCCTGCGCACGATCCTCGGCAGCGCCGACCGCTCATCGTTGAGCCGGGTCGAAGCCGCGGTGGGCCGCGAGGGATTCGCGCTGTCCGGCGGCGCCACCTGGCAGGACGTGGGAGACCGGCGCATTGGTGGCGGCGAGCGTCTGCGTCCGACCGGCTTCACCGCACATGCCTACGACCTGAAACTGCGCACCGCTGTCGCCGAAGGCCACACGCTGTCGGCAAGCGTGCAGTACCTCTCGCAGCCGCGCACGCCGCGCTACGACGCTCTGGTGCCCGGCTTCGGCCAGGAGGCGCCGGAGAACACGCTGTTCCTGTTCGAACCGCAGCAGCGCCGCTTCGCCCAGCTGGTGTGGCAGATCGAACGCGACCATGGCTGGTTCGACAGCGCCGAGCTGCATCTGGGCCGGCAGGACATCATCGACGACCGCCGCCTGCGCGCCTTCGGCACCCCCGGCAATGAGGACCGCGAGCGCAATCGCGACACGCTGACCGGGCTGTTCGGCCAGTTCGGCAAGTCGCTGGGGGCGGCGCATTACCTCAGCTACGGTTTCGAGTGGTATCGCGACGAGGTGGCATCGAGCCGGACCCGCACCGACCTGGCCAATGACGCGACCGTTGCCCGCGCTCCCCGCTTCCCGAACGGCGCGCGCATGGACACGCAGATGCTGTATCTGGCCGACGACTGGCTGATCGGCGACCGCGTGGACCTGAATTTCGGCGTTCAGTACAGCCGTGCCGAAGTCCGGATACCGGCGACCGATGCCATGCCGGCGGTGACGCTGGCCCCGGATGCGCTCAGCGGCAGTGTCGGGATCAGCTTCAAGCTGCGCGACGACTGGCGCCTGATCGGCAATATCGGCCGTGGTTTTCGCGCCCCCAACATCTTCGACCTGGGCATGTTCGGCGAACGTCCGGGACAGCGTTTCAACATCGCCAATCCGCGATTGGAGCCGGAGACGGTGACGACCGTCGACGCCGGCTTCAAGTTCGGCGGCTCACGCGCCAGCGGCGAACTGATCGCGTTCCACTCACGCTATCGCGACAAGATCACCACGGTCGAGACCGGTGCGGTACGCACCGTCGACGGAACCGATTGTGTCGCCGATACCCGGGGGTGCCTGCAGGTGGTGCAGAACCGCAATGTCACCGCACTGGACCTGTGGGGTGTGGAGGCCGGCATGCGCTATCACCTCGATGCTCCGGCGCTGGAGCTCCATGCCAGCGCCACCTGGACCCATGGCGAGGAAACGTTCGAGGGACGCAGCTATTCCGCCGACCGGGTGCCGCCACTGTTCGGCAAGGCCGGCGCACTGTGGCGTCCGCGGGCCGACCTGGGCCTGGAGCTGTATGCCTACTACGCCGCACGCCAGGACCGCTTGAGCGAGCGTGACATGGGCGATCCGCGCATCAACCCAGACGGCACCGCCGGATGGGTCACCGGCAATGCGCGCATCGCGTGGCATGCCAGCGATCGCTTCGATCTCGCGCTCCGCATGGAGAACCTGGCCGACAAGCGTTATCGCGAGCACGGCACGGGGCTCGATGCCGCCGGGCGCAACTTCATTCTCAGTGCCGACTACCGCTTCTGA
- a CDS encoding proprotein convertase P-domain-containing protein, translated as MESPISVSGRSGNAPSDTKVDVDIRHTYIGDLKVDLVAPDGSVYNLHNRSGGSADNIIKSYTVNLSSEALNGTWKLRVNDNATQDTGYINSWTVTF; from the coding sequence GTGGAAAGCCCGATCAGCGTGTCCGGCCGCAGCGGCAACGCCCCGAGCGATACCAAGGTCGACGTCGACATCCGCCACACCTACATCGGCGACCTGAAGGTGGACCTGGTAGCGCCGGACGGCAGCGTCTACAACCTGCACAACCGCAGTGGCGGCAGTGCCGACAACATCATCAAGAGCTACACGGTGAACCTGTCGAGCGAAGCCCTGAACGGTACCTGGAAGCTGCGGGTGAACGACAACGCTACCCAGGACACCGGCTACATCAACAGCTGGACCGTCACGTTCTGA
- a CDS encoding S8 family peptidase yields the protein MKVVTGTPMRVKALAAATLMALSLPAFASSPNGAAELRTSKAPIEGRYIVVLKEDAASLASEASAIAANGQSKPSVAAVAREFASSRGKGRANVVHAYQHVLRGFVVEADDEALARVLADPRVDYVEEDGIVSISATQNNATWGLDRIDQRNLPLNSTYVYDATAANVHAYVIDTGIRASHNDFGGRVGSGYTAINDGNGTNDCNGHGTHVAGTVGGTTWGVAKQARLYPVRVLGCNGNGAWSGVIDGMDWVAGNHTKPAVANMSLGGGATSSIDEAVTRMRNAGVTVVVAAGNDSSNACNYSPARSSSAITVGSTMNNDSRSIHSTWSSNYGSCVNIFAPGSSITSAWHTSNTATNSIGGTSMASPHVAGVAALYLAGNPGATPSQVESAIYNNATLNVLSNIGSGSPNRMLYSLFGGGTDPDPDPDPDPQPGELQNGVPVAGLSGASGSEQFFTLDVPSGATNLVFRITGGSGDADMYVRRGAQPTTSSYDCRPYLNGNEESCSFASPQAGTWHVMLRGYSAYSGVSLTGSFDTGSGGAPCTSCTKYSGSLSGAGSSQVQPNGTYYQSASGTHQGWLKGPAGTDFDLELYRWNGSGWTRVAQSAGPTSEESISYNGTAGYYYWRILSYSGSGSYDFWLQRP from the coding sequence ATGAAAGTTGTTACTGGTACGCCAATGCGGGTGAAAGCGCTGGCGGCAGCGACCTTGATGGCGTTGTCGCTCCCGGCGTTCGCATCCTCCCCGAACGGTGCTGCGGAGTTGCGCACGAGCAAGGCGCCGATCGAGGGCCGCTACATCGTCGTGCTCAAGGAAGACGCTGCCAGCCTGGCTTCGGAAGCGTCGGCCATCGCCGCCAACGGCCAGAGCAAGCCCAGCGTGGCCGCGGTTGCACGCGAGTTCGCCTCCAGCCGCGGCAAGGGTCGCGCCAACGTCGTCCACGCCTACCAGCACGTGCTGCGCGGCTTCGTGGTCGAGGCCGACGATGAGGCGCTGGCGCGTGTACTCGCCGATCCGCGCGTGGACTATGTCGAGGAAGACGGCATCGTCAGCATTTCCGCAACGCAGAACAACGCGACCTGGGGCCTGGATCGCATCGACCAGCGCAACCTCCCGCTCAACAGCACCTACGTCTACGACGCCACGGCAGCCAATGTGCATGCCTACGTGATCGACACTGGCATCCGCGCCAGCCACAACGACTTCGGCGGCCGGGTCGGCAGCGGCTACACCGCGATCAACGACGGCAATGGCACCAACGACTGCAACGGCCACGGCACCCACGTCGCCGGTACTGTCGGCGGCACCACCTGGGGTGTGGCCAAGCAGGCGCGGCTGTATCCGGTCCGCGTGCTCGGTTGCAACGGCAACGGAGCCTGGTCCGGCGTGATCGACGGCATGGACTGGGTGGCCGGCAACCACACCAAGCCGGCGGTGGCCAACATGAGCCTGGGCGGAGGTGCTACCAGCAGCATCGACGAGGCCGTTACCCGCATGCGCAATGCCGGCGTGACCGTGGTCGTCGCTGCCGGCAACGACAGCAGCAACGCCTGCAACTACTCGCCGGCGCGTTCGTCCTCGGCGATCACGGTCGGTTCGACGATGAACAACGACAGCCGCTCGATTCACTCGACGTGGTCCAGCAACTACGGCTCCTGCGTCAACATCTTCGCTCCGGGCTCGTCGATCACCTCGGCCTGGCACACAAGTAACACGGCCACCAATTCGATTGGCGGCACCTCGATGGCCTCGCCGCATGTGGCGGGCGTGGCGGCGCTGTATCTGGCGGGCAACCCGGGCGCGACGCCGTCGCAGGTGGAAAGTGCGATCTACAACAACGCCACCCTGAACGTGCTCAGCAACATCGGCTCGGGTTCGCCCAACCGGATGCTGTATTCGCTGTTCGGTGGCGGCACCGATCCGGACCCCGATCCCGATCCCGATCCGCAGCCCGGCGAATTGCAGAACGGCGTGCCGGTGGCCGGCCTGTCCGGTGCCAGCGGTTCGGAACAGTTCTTCACCCTGGACGTGCCCTCGGGAGCGACCAACCTGGTGTTCCGCATCACCGGCGGCAGTGGCGATGCGGACATGTATGTCCGTCGCGGTGCGCAGCCGACCACGTCGAGCTACGACTGCCGTCCATACCTGAACGGCAATGAAGAGAGCTGCAGTTTCGCCAGCCCGCAGGCCGGCACCTGGCATGTGATGCTGCGTGGCTACAGTGCGTATTCGGGCGTGAGCCTGACTGGCAGCTTCGATACCGGCAGCGGTGGTGCGCCGTGCACCTCGTGCACCAAGTACAGCGGGTCGCTGTCCGGGGCTGGCAGCTCGCAGGTCCAGCCGAATGGAACCTACTACCAGTCGGCAAGCGGCACGCATCAGGGTTGGCTGAAGGGACCGGCCGGTACCGACTTCGATCTGGAGTTGTACCGCTGGAACGGGTCCGGCTGGACGCGGGTGGCCCAGTCGGCAGGCCCGACCAGCGAGGAGTCGATCTCGTACAACGGCACCGCCGGCTACTACTACTGGCGGATCCTGTCCTACTCGGGCAGCGGCAGCTACGACTTCTGGCTCCAGCGTCCGTAG